A window from Deinococcus grandis encodes these proteins:
- a CDS encoding phage major capsid protein, translating into MTTPKIRKITDLTLNLKQEAANEQRTFAQHLQHLADHGQISSDLYDPKQRNSAGASVPAWKQVLVRGAGLEAQGRHAAVTVTDAFFRQDDNRILFPLYIEERYRELGREGRNSLTLSDVVADTSPINANVVATQVLDFKDDESADLSRIAEGAQYPVLTITQGDAVVRLYKYGGRLEASLEAILGSSLSTLDRWLLKIRRQADRNKIRQALAVLKNGDGNNNAAPNINVGATLEVADFVALLMKAEEYGAEPLVLTGAASPLGKALSLDIVTGTNSTAASGDFRDTGTFPTIFGMRPKLPPQRSVLAGVEQLMAIDPSAGLTMHYDPRFDLVRYEDIIRRDMQAVQITEMLGFSKPDMGAGITMTLA; encoded by the coding sequence ATGACCACCCCCAAGATCCGCAAGATCACCGACCTGACCCTCAACCTCAAGCAGGAAGCCGCCAACGAGCAGCGCACGTTCGCGCAGCACCTGCAGCACCTCGCCGACCACGGGCAGATCAGCAGCGACCTGTACGACCCCAAGCAGCGCAACAGCGCCGGCGCCAGCGTCCCCGCCTGGAAGCAGGTCCTCGTGCGCGGCGCGGGCCTCGAAGCGCAGGGCCGCCACGCCGCCGTGACCGTCACCGACGCGTTCTTCCGCCAGGACGACAACCGCATCCTGTTCCCCCTGTACATCGAGGAACGCTACCGCGAACTGGGCCGCGAGGGCCGCAACAGCCTCACCCTCAGCGACGTCGTCGCCGACACCAGCCCCATCAACGCGAACGTCGTCGCCACGCAGGTCCTGGACTTCAAGGACGACGAGAGCGCCGACCTGTCCCGCATCGCCGAAGGCGCCCAGTACCCCGTGCTGACCATCACGCAGGGTGACGCCGTCGTCCGCCTCTACAAGTACGGCGGTCGCCTCGAAGCGAGCCTGGAAGCCATCCTCGGCAGCAGCCTGAGCACCCTGGACCGCTGGCTCCTGAAGATCCGCCGTCAGGCCGACCGGAACAAGATCCGCCAGGCGCTCGCCGTCCTGAAGAACGGCGACGGGAACAACAACGCCGCGCCGAACATCAACGTCGGCGCGACCCTCGAAGTGGCCGACTTCGTCGCGCTGCTCATGAAAGCCGAGGAGTACGGCGCGGAACCGCTCGTCCTGACCGGCGCCGCCAGCCCCCTCGGGAAGGCCCTGAGCCTGGACATCGTGACCGGCACGAACAGCACCGCCGCGAGCGGCGACTTCCGCGACACCGGCACCTTCCCGACCATCTTCGGCATGCGCCCCAAGCTGCCGCCCCAGCGCAGCGTCCTGGCGGGCGTCGAGCAGCTCATGGCCATCGACCCCAGCGCGGGCCTGACCATGCACTACGACCCCCGCTTCGATCTCGTCCGGTACGAGGACATCATCCGCCGCGACATGCAGGCCGTGCAGATCACCGAGATGCTCGGCTTCAGCAAGCCCGACATGGGCGCCGGCATCACCATGACCCTGGCCTGA